Proteins from a genomic interval of Rubinisphaera italica:
- a CDS encoding phosphatase PAP2 family protein, protein MLQRFVKWLGKHELTTLILIAVIGGGSWGFLKLADEVFEGDSQDFDRAVLLSLRNPDDLTDPLGPLWLEEVGRDVTALGGNAILIFLTISIAGFLVLQKQKWVALFLVCAVVSGMLMSTGLKHFFDRPRPDLVPHGSYVYTQSFPSGHSALSAVTYLTLGALLARVQTSRRLKAYILLLACFITLAVGISRVYLGVHWPTDVIAGWTLGATWAAICWMIFRWFQREKQIDQPETSVDRKPA, encoded by the coding sequence ATGCTTCAACGATTCGTCAAATGGCTGGGCAAACACGAATTGACCACGTTGATTCTGATTGCAGTCATTGGTGGAGGAAGCTGGGGCTTTCTCAAACTTGCTGATGAGGTTTTCGAAGGCGACAGTCAGGATTTTGATCGTGCGGTATTACTCTCATTGAGAAATCCCGATGATCTGACTGATCCGCTCGGACCTCTCTGGTTGGAAGAAGTTGGTCGAGACGTTACGGCTCTGGGTGGCAATGCGATTCTAATTTTTCTGACCATCAGTATCGCTGGCTTTCTCGTGCTTCAGAAACAAAAGTGGGTCGCTCTCTTTCTGGTTTGTGCCGTTGTCAGTGGAATGCTGATGAGCACTGGCCTTAAGCACTTCTTTGATCGCCCTCGTCCAGATCTCGTTCCCCACGGCTCTTACGTTTACACACAAAGTTTTCCTAGTGGACACTCGGCACTTTCTGCCGTCACCTACCTGACTTTGGGAGCCTTACTCGCGCGTGTTCAAACCAGTCGTCGCCTGAAAGCTTATATTCTCCTGCTGGCATGCTTTATCACACTGGCCGTCGGAATCAGCCGAGTCTATCTCGGCGTCCACTGGCCGACTGATGTGATTGCCGGCTGGACTCTGGGAGCGACCTGGGCTGCGATCTGCTGGATGATCTTTCGCTGGTTTCAACGTGAAAAACAGATTGATCAGCCTGAAACATCTGTTGACAGAAAGCCCGCCTGA
- a CDS encoding Gfo/Idh/MocA family oxidoreductase has protein sequence MPQNSQSSRRSFLKTSAAGAAAGMLTQQLFQANVHAAEETVLKVGLVGCGGRGTGAARDTLSADPNCKIVALADIFKDKAEAAQRQLKATEYADRVDVSPDRIYEGFDAYQQLIDSDVDVVLLATPPGFRPIQVEAAIKAGKHVFCEKPVAVDPVGCRRVFEAGNLAKENGLTLVSGLCWRYEDGMKETIGRIHDGAIGDIQAIYSTRFNAGVDKRQPRTAGMSEIEYQIRNWYYYTWLSADFFAEQFVHELDKISWMMQDVYPEKVLATGGRETRIGEENGNVFDHIAACFYYPSGVRYHAASRQQIGCTNEFQDFVIGTNGTADLMAYKINGPNEWKKRKNVNQMYHNEHVAMYDSIRNQKALNNTEYMVKSSLMGIMARMSAYTGKEVTWEQAWNSSLDLSPTGYTFESTPTDTKVSVPGVTPLV, from the coding sequence ATGCCCCAAAATTCTCAGTCCTCGCGACGATCCTTCCTTAAGACTTCAGCAGCTGGCGCGGCCGCCGGTATGCTCACTCAGCAACTCTTTCAGGCCAATGTTCATGCCGCAGAAGAAACCGTTCTGAAAGTCGGACTTGTCGGTTGTGGCGGTCGAGGGACTGGAGCAGCACGCGATACTCTCTCTGCAGACCCCAACTGTAAAATTGTGGCTCTGGCCGATATTTTTAAAGATAAAGCCGAAGCGGCACAGCGACAACTTAAAGCAACCGAATACGCAGACCGGGTCGATGTATCTCCCGATCGTATCTACGAAGGTTTCGACGCTTACCAGCAGCTGATCGATTCCGATGTCGACGTCGTCCTGCTGGCGACTCCTCCCGGTTTCCGACCGATTCAAGTTGAAGCCGCCATCAAAGCGGGCAAGCATGTCTTCTGTGAAAAACCTGTCGCGGTTGACCCCGTCGGTTGTCGACGCGTTTTTGAAGCGGGCAACCTGGCCAAAGAAAATGGATTGACTCTCGTCTCTGGTTTGTGCTGGCGTTACGAAGATGGCATGAAAGAAACCATCGGCCGCATTCATGATGGTGCCATCGGAGACATCCAGGCGATTTACAGTACGCGTTTCAATGCAGGTGTCGATAAGCGCCAGCCACGCACCGCAGGCATGTCGGAAATCGAGTACCAGATTCGCAACTGGTACTACTACACCTGGCTCTCAGCCGACTTCTTCGCCGAGCAGTTTGTCCATGAACTCGATAAAATTTCCTGGATGATGCAGGATGTTTATCCCGAAAAAGTACTCGCCACCGGGGGACGTGAAACTCGTATCGGCGAGGAAAACGGAAATGTGTTTGATCACATCGCAGCCTGTTTCTACTACCCGAGTGGTGTTCGTTATCACGCTGCTTCCCGTCAACAGATTGGCTGCACGAACGAATTCCAGGATTTCGTTATCGGAACAAATGGAACCGCTGATTTGATGGCCTACAAAATCAACGGCCCGAATGAATGGAAGAAACGTAAGAACGTCAACCAGATGTACCACAATGAGCATGTTGCTATGTACGATTCGATTCGTAATCAGAAAGCGCTAAACAACACCGAATATATGGTGAAGAGTTCGCTGATGGGCATCATGGCACGCATGTCCGCCTACACCGGTAAAGAAGTCACTTGGGAGCAGGCCTGGAACTCCAGCCTCGATCTGAGCCCGACCGGTTACACATTCGAGTCGACCCCAACTGACACCAAGGTGTCCGTACCAGGAGTGACACCTCTGGTCTAA
- a CDS encoding SDR family NAD(P)-dependent oxidoreductase, giving the protein MWKIHRKRAVVTGAASGIGRELSLQLAAKKVHLCLIDLQGEKLEETAQLCRAHNVEVQTLCTDMCNEQTPARVTQLVRKELGGLDLLFNNAGISYYGQTDKMSAEQLHRVVGVNFVAPLNLTHALIPLLLEQRRSHIVNIASMFGLFPTQRSTAYHATKYGLIGYSHALRAEYLRYGLGVTAVCPGFVRTELFDSMLRPEGEGKRAPPRWITTTPEIVARKAIRAAERNQRLVPITLAAYVGYHLQRFFPAAVDLGYRLERRKAHPLTVAAELKTPVTVTVESILDANFSADGK; this is encoded by the coding sequence ATGTGGAAGATTCATAGAAAACGAGCGGTGGTCACAGGTGCCGCCTCTGGAATTGGACGTGAATTGTCCTTACAGCTTGCGGCGAAGAAAGTGCATTTGTGCCTGATCGATCTGCAAGGCGAAAAGCTTGAAGAGACCGCTCAGCTATGTCGTGCCCATAATGTAGAAGTCCAAACGCTGTGCACAGACATGTGCAATGAACAGACTCCTGCACGAGTTACTCAACTCGTTCGTAAAGAACTGGGCGGATTGGATCTGCTCTTTAATAATGCCGGCATCAGCTACTACGGCCAGACCGATAAAATGAGTGCCGAACAATTGCATCGCGTCGTGGGAGTTAATTTTGTGGCTCCACTGAATTTAACACACGCATTAATTCCTCTCCTGCTCGAACAGAGGCGTTCTCACATTGTCAACATCGCAAGTATGTTTGGATTGTTTCCAACTCAACGCAGCACGGCTTACCATGCCACCAAGTACGGCTTAATTGGTTATTCGCATGCACTGCGAGCTGAGTATTTACGGTATGGCCTGGGTGTGACAGCTGTTTGTCCTGGATTTGTCAGGACTGAATTGTTCGACAGTATGCTGCGACCCGAAGGCGAAGGCAAACGGGCTCCACCACGGTGGATTACGACGACACCTGAAATTGTAGCCCGAAAAGCGATTCGAGCAGCCGAACGAAATCAACGACTTGTTCCAATTACTCTGGCTGCGTATGTCGGCTATCACTTACAGAGATTTTTCCCGGCCGCTGTAGATTTGGGATATCGCCTCGAACGACGCAAAGCTCATCCCCTCACGGTCGCTGCGGAATTAAAAACTCCTGTAACGGTGACTGTCGAATCAATATTGGATGCCAATTTTTCTGCAGACGGCAAATGA
- a CDS encoding NADPH:quinone reductase has translation MKAAYIEQTGDPENIKYGDRPDPSIQEHDVLIEVAAVAVNPIDTYIRAGNIAMDLPLPYTPGCDFAGTVKDVGNQVTKYHVGDRAWGSNQGLFGKQGSFAELISVHEDWMYPIPEEASFEQAAAGALVSITAALGLTTHSHLAEGETLFINGGSGGVGSIVVQMAKAMGAHVITTAGSDVKADYCRSIGADLVLNYRDPEMDRQLQSHLDQNGKINFWWETLRSPDIARTIPFMEKRGRIVVMAGREAELLFPLGPFYVNDLKLIGFAMFNASATEQQEVACKINDFFKAGQLTIPIGKNLSLKDAALAHQLQEKKTLEGEADFHGKIILTP, from the coding sequence ATGAAAGCGGCATACATCGAACAAACTGGTGATCCAGAAAACATCAAATATGGCGACCGACCTGATCCGTCGATTCAGGAACATGACGTGTTGATCGAAGTTGCTGCGGTTGCTGTCAATCCGATTGATACTTACATCCGCGCCGGCAATATCGCTATGGATTTGCCTCTTCCCTACACCCCCGGCTGCGATTTTGCGGGAACCGTCAAAGACGTTGGTAATCAGGTCACGAAATATCACGTTGGTGATCGCGCCTGGGGCAGCAATCAGGGACTCTTCGGAAAGCAAGGCAGCTTTGCAGAACTGATCTCCGTCCATGAAGACTGGATGTATCCGATTCCCGAGGAAGCTTCCTTTGAACAGGCGGCAGCTGGGGCACTGGTTTCCATCACTGCCGCTCTGGGACTGACTACTCATTCCCATCTGGCCGAGGGTGAAACCTTATTCATCAACGGTGGCAGCGGTGGAGTCGGGTCAATCGTTGTTCAGATGGCCAAAGCCATGGGGGCCCACGTCATCACGACGGCTGGCTCGGATGTGAAAGCTGACTATTGTCGAAGTATCGGAGCCGATCTCGTTCTCAATTATCGAGATCCTGAAATGGACCGTCAGTTACAAAGCCATCTCGATCAAAACGGCAAAATCAATTTCTGGTGGGAAACACTTCGCTCTCCCGATATCGCCCGCACGATTCCCTTCATGGAAAAACGCGGTCGCATTGTCGTGATGGCAGGCCGAGAAGCAGAACTCCTGTTTCCACTCGGTCCGTTCTATGTGAACGATTTGAAACTGATCGGCTTCGCCATGTTCAACGCTTCGGCTACCGAGCAGCAGGAAGTCGCCTGTAAAATCAACGATTTTTTCAAAGCTGGCCAGCTGACCATCCCAATCGGTAAAAACCTTTCCCTGAAGGATGCCGCTCTTGCCCATCAACTCCAGGAAAAGAAAACACTCGAAGGCGAAGCCGACTTCCATGGCAAAATTATTCTGACACCGTGA
- a CDS encoding DUF1501 domain-containing protein: MLHLYDQRQAGNRFGSRRHFLSVGSLLAGGLTLEQMCQAGSAAGMGSLLRDKAVVFLFMHGGPSQFETFDPKMDAPVEIRSTTGEVQTNLPGVTFGGTFKRLATMADRLAIVRSFTTGDSRHDIKPIVHKSTNDANLGTLYSRIAGAHHPVTGMPRNIALYPQAVEPEAQPTTMNFGKFGSSGNYSSALAPFAPGAGGNLQDDMQLSISMRRLNDRRKLLSELDQLRWQRDRSDSTSLQTPFRQQAFETILGGLADAFDLKQEDDRTLARYDTSPIARPDNISKKWKNYQNYVDNGQSLGKLLLLSRRLCERGAGFVTITTNFVWDMHADVNNAGVAEGMRYMGRPFDHAVSAFLDDVHERGLSDKILLVCCGEMGRTPRINKNGGRDHWGNLAPLILAGGGLPMGQVIGESSRDGSVPKSKPITIENLVSTILRTLVDPGVLRLEPDIPREILQAVSEWESIRELI; the protein is encoded by the coding sequence ATGCTACATCTGTACGATCAGAGACAAGCTGGAAACCGTTTCGGTTCGCGACGGCACTTTTTGAGTGTCGGATCCCTTCTGGCGGGAGGATTGACGCTGGAGCAGATGTGTCAGGCTGGCTCTGCTGCGGGGATGGGATCGCTGTTGCGGGATAAAGCGGTCGTTTTTCTCTTTATGCACGGCGGGCCGAGTCAATTTGAGACGTTTGACCCGAAAATGGATGCTCCGGTTGAAATTCGCAGTACGACGGGCGAAGTGCAGACGAATCTGCCGGGAGTGACATTCGGTGGCACATTCAAGCGGCTGGCAACGATGGCGGATCGTCTGGCGATTGTCCGTTCATTTACGACTGGAGATAGCCGTCACGACATTAAGCCGATCGTGCATAAGTCGACGAATGATGCCAATCTTGGAACGCTCTATTCGCGAATTGCAGGAGCACATCATCCGGTAACCGGGATGCCTCGAAATATTGCACTCTATCCACAAGCGGTGGAACCGGAAGCCCAGCCAACGACGATGAATTTTGGGAAGTTCGGGTCCTCTGGAAACTACTCCTCCGCTCTGGCACCGTTTGCTCCAGGAGCGGGAGGAAATTTGCAGGATGATATGCAGCTCTCGATATCGATGCGACGATTGAACGATCGCCGAAAGTTGTTATCAGAACTCGATCAGTTACGCTGGCAGCGGGATCGGAGTGACTCGACTTCACTGCAGACGCCATTTCGTCAACAGGCATTTGAGACAATACTCGGTGGTTTGGCCGATGCCTTTGATTTGAAACAGGAAGATGACCGGACGCTGGCACGATATGATACCAGCCCCATTGCCCGTCCCGATAATATCAGCAAGAAGTGGAAGAACTATCAGAATTATGTCGATAACGGGCAATCACTGGGCAAGCTGCTTTTGCTTTCACGCAGGCTTTGTGAACGGGGTGCAGGGTTTGTCACCATCACAACTAACTTTGTGTGGGATATGCATGCTGATGTCAATAATGCGGGAGTTGCCGAAGGGATGCGGTATATGGGCAGGCCGTTTGATCATGCCGTCTCTGCATTTCTGGACGATGTGCACGAGCGGGGATTGAGCGATAAAATTCTACTGGTCTGTTGCGGAGAAATGGGACGTACGCCGCGGATCAACAAAAATGGTGGGCGGGATCATTGGGGAAACCTGGCTCCGCTGATACTGGCTGGCGGCGGATTGCCGATGGGGCAGGTGATTGGAGAGTCGTCTCGGGATGGAAGTGTTCCGAAATCGAAACCGATTACGATAGAAAATCTGGTATCGACAATTCTGAGAACGCTCGTCGATCCAGGGGTACTCCGGCTTGAACCCGACATCCCACGTGAAATATTGCAGGCCGTTTCTGAATGGGAATCGATTCGGGAATTGATATAA
- a CDS encoding GspE/PulE family protein — protein MNDDKEIASDNTNSQGSGGEVRQKALQEELRSLIDVVGPGPLVDLLLERAFELGATDIHFDPRVDGLHVRLRVDGILHGILQLKPGMTSQVISRLKLMAGMDITERRVAQDGHISNAVLKGQRDIRVGGGPTLHGERLVLRLMPNAREYTSLDQLGLDPAQAESVRTYIQAPYGMILSVGPVGSGKSTTMYSCLELLNNPGKSLITIEDPVERRMEGVNQIQVDQKIDFNFAEALRGVLRQDPDVIMVGEIRDPETAHIAVRAGLTGIRVLSTLHANETAATIDVFRDFGIPPMFIADSVNCVISQRLLRKVCSNSSEDYHPDAAACQFLGIDPNEGESVTLKRGIPADCNFHTGYMGRTGVFEVLPVDSEIRDAIIQNKSSRELHKLAAERGMMSLEKAAKQKVLSGETTIEELHRVLVFAA, from the coding sequence ATGAATGATGATAAAGAGATCGCATCTGACAACACCAACTCTCAAGGTTCCGGAGGAGAAGTTCGCCAGAAAGCCCTCCAGGAAGAACTCAGAAGTTTGATCGATGTTGTCGGACCGGGACCGCTGGTCGATTTACTGCTCGAACGGGCCTTCGAACTCGGGGCGACCGATATCCATTTCGACCCCCGTGTCGATGGCTTGCACGTTCGCCTTCGTGTCGATGGAATTCTGCATGGCATCCTGCAATTAAAACCTGGGATGACTTCTCAGGTCATTTCGCGACTGAAGTTGATGGCCGGAATGGATATTACCGAGCGTCGTGTCGCTCAAGATGGACATATCTCCAATGCCGTCCTCAAAGGACAGCGGGACATCCGCGTCGGTGGTGGGCCCACCCTTCATGGCGAGCGGCTCGTTCTCCGCTTGATGCCCAACGCTCGCGAATACACCAGCCTCGACCAGCTCGGACTCGATCCCGCTCAGGCCGAATCTGTTCGCACATACATCCAGGCACCTTACGGAATGATTTTGAGCGTTGGGCCAGTCGGTTCCGGGAAAAGTACAACCATGTACAGTTGCCTCGAACTCCTCAACAATCCCGGCAAAAGTCTGATTACCATTGAAGACCCGGTCGAACGGCGCATGGAAGGGGTCAACCAGATTCAAGTTGATCAAAAAATCGACTTCAATTTTGCCGAGGCTCTCCGCGGCGTTTTGCGTCAGGACCCCGATGTTATCATGGTTGGCGAAATTCGCGATCCCGAAACCGCGCACATTGCCGTGCGCGCTGGCTTGACGGGAATTCGAGTCCTGAGCACGCTGCACGCCAACGAAACAGCCGCTACCATCGATGTCTTCCGCGATTTCGGCATTCCCCCCATGTTCATTGCCGATAGCGTCAACTGTGTGATCTCACAGCGACTCCTCCGCAAAGTCTGCAGCAATTCCAGCGAAGACTACCATCCCGATGCCGCAGCCTGCCAGTTCCTGGGAATCGATCCCAATGAAGGGGAATCAGTCACCCTGAAACGCGGCATTCCAGCCGACTGCAACTTCCACACCGGCTACATGGGCCGGACTGGCGTCTTCGAAGTTCTGCCTGTCGATAGCGAGATTCGCGATGCAATCATCCAGAACAAATCAAGCCGGGAACTGCATAAACTAGCCGCAGAACGCGGCATGATGTCCCTCGAAAAAGCCGCCAAGCAGAAAGTCCTCTCGGGCGAAACGACCATCGAAGAACTGCACCGAGTCCTGGTTTTCGCTGCATAA